One part of the Candidatus Aquiluna sp. UB-MaderosW2red genome encodes these proteins:
- a CDS encoding long-chain fatty acid--CoA ligase, with protein sequence MEKTMTFYDVPLLIEPVATNNSSDILLTRMKINPEHALFSRANSDGSWRNVTSREFHADVVSLAKGMMASGIKPGQAIAIMSRTRYEWSVIDFAIWFAGAVSVPIYESSSASQIEWILSDSDAVALFIENDDHMERYLQGKANTPKVVNVWRIDTKDYSALNQQGESISDEDLEKARSKTELTDLATIVYTSGTTGNPKGCELTHKNFVDHCRNAEAEIPEIANANQSSLIFLPLAHILARYVSILCVQSGIRVGHLGDSKLVAQVLPVFKPTFVLAVPRVFEKIYNGAELRAESGGKGKIFRQAAEAAIEYSKALDSKSGPGLALKLKHGVFDKLVYSKIRAAMGGGVKFAISGGAPLGARLGHFYRGIGLIVLEGYGLTETTAAAVIGRPKWLKIGKVGRALPGTGIKIAEDGEIWLRGINVMRGYWRNEAATREAFSEDWFKTGDIGELDEDGFLSITGRKKEILITAGGKNVAPAPIEDLLRAHPLIGQVVAVGDAKPFIGALISLDPEMVPVWSQNNGVTERLTLSEASRHEVIKAELQKAVDEVNKKFSHAEQIKAFEILDVELTEASGHLTPSLKIKRAKVMADFDIQLGRIYN encoded by the coding sequence ATGGAGAAAACGATGACGTTTTACGATGTTCCGCTTTTAATCGAACCGGTGGCAACCAATAACTCGAGCGATATTCTGCTGACTCGAATGAAGATAAACCCCGAGCACGCTTTGTTCTCGAGAGCCAATTCAGATGGCAGCTGGCGCAACGTGACCTCGCGTGAATTTCACGCGGATGTCGTCTCCCTGGCAAAAGGAATGATGGCCAGTGGCATCAAGCCGGGTCAAGCCATTGCAATCATGAGTCGCACCCGCTACGAGTGGAGTGTTATCGACTTTGCAATCTGGTTCGCGGGTGCTGTGAGCGTTCCAATTTACGAGAGCTCTTCAGCAAGTCAGATCGAGTGGATTCTCTCCGACTCCGATGCCGTGGCGCTTTTCATCGAAAACGACGATCACATGGAGAGGTACCTGCAAGGTAAAGCGAATACCCCCAAGGTGGTGAATGTTTGGCGCATCGACACCAAGGATTATTCAGCTTTGAACCAACAAGGAGAGTCAATATCCGATGAGGACCTGGAAAAGGCGCGCTCTAAAACCGAGCTGACCGATTTGGCAACAATTGTTTACACCTCAGGCACTACGGGCAACCCCAAGGGTTGCGAGCTGACTCATAAAAACTTTGTTGACCACTGTCGCAATGCTGAAGCGGAAATCCCTGAGATCGCGAATGCGAATCAAAGCTCACTAATCTTCTTGCCGCTCGCCCACATCTTGGCTCGGTATGTTTCAATACTCTGCGTCCAGTCCGGCATCCGAGTGGGGCACCTCGGTGACAGCAAGCTGGTTGCTCAAGTTCTTCCGGTTTTCAAGCCCACGTTTGTGCTAGCCGTCCCCCGAGTATTCGAAAAAATTTACAACGGCGCCGAACTCAGGGCTGAGTCTGGCGGAAAGGGCAAGATTTTTCGACAGGCCGCGGAAGCTGCCATCGAATACTCAAAGGCGCTGGATTCAAAGTCTGGTCCAGGATTGGCGCTGAAGCTCAAGCACGGCGTCTTCGACAAGCTGGTTTACTCCAAGATTAGAGCAGCCATGGGTGGTGGGGTTAAGTTTGCGATTTCAGGAGGAGCCCCGCTGGGCGCTCGACTCGGTCATTTCTATCGCGGAATAGGGCTAATCGTGCTAGAGGGTTACGGGCTTACCGAGACCACAGCTGCGGCGGTCATCGGCCGACCCAAGTGGCTAAAAATTGGCAAGGTGGGCAGGGCACTTCCCGGCACCGGAATTAAGATTGCGGAGGACGGGGAAATCTGGTTGCGCGGCATTAACGTGATGCGCGGCTATTGGCGAAACGAAGCAGCCACCCGGGAAGCATTCTCAGAGGACTGGTTTAAAACCGGTGACATTGGCGAGCTAGACGAGGATGGCTTTTTGTCCATTACGGGCCGCAAGAAAGAAATCTTGATCACGGCTGGAGGCAAAAATGTCGCACCTGCCCCAATCGAAGACCTGCTAAGAGCCCACCCGTTGATTGGTCAGGTTGTTGCCGTTGGGGATGCGAAGCCCTTTATCGGCGCACTGATTTCACTCGACCCGGAAATGGTGCCAGTTTGGAGTCAAAACAACGGAGTCACAGAGCGCCTGACTCTTTCGGAGGCCAGCAGGCACGAGGTGATAAAAGCCGAACTTCAAAAGGCTGTGGATGAGGTGAACAAAAAATTCTCACACGCCGAGCAGATCAAGGCCTTTGAGATTTTGGACGTGGAATTGACCGAAGCATCGGGTCACCTGACCCCATCGCTAAAAATCAAGCGAGCCAAGGTCATGGCCGATTTTGACATTCAACTGGGCCGGATTTATAACTAG
- a CDS encoding pyruvate carboxylase, with translation MFKKILVANRGEIAVRAFRAAYEIGARTVAVYPFEDRNSVHRLKADEAYEIKADGSPVKAYLSVSEIIRVAKESGADAIYPGYGFLSENPDLARAARENGIAFVGPAAEILELAGDKVNAKAAAIRAGVPVLASTESSDDKAVLIPLAQAIGFPLFVKAVAGGGGRGMRKVDDESKLSDLLDEAMREAGSAFGDSRVFLEQAVIRPRHIEVQILADNHGNIIHLLERDCSIQRRNQKVIEIAPAPLLDDELRQMLFVDAVAFAKEIGYQNAGTVEFLIDTVGPNAGKHVFIEMNPRIQVEHTVTEEVTDVDLVQSQLRIAAGESLSDLGLRQEDIKPHGFAMQCRITTEDPAAGFRPDTGKITTYRSPGGAGIRLDGGTVTTGAEVSPHFDSLLVKLITRGRDFKSAVDRGKRALAEFRIRGVATNITFLQAVLEDKAFAAGDLSTHFIDERPELFETQPSRDRGTKVMQWLAEVTVNKPYGDREGKPDPVVKLPKVDLSSKAPAGSRQKLLELGPEGFASWMREQNRVLVTDTTFRDAHQSLLATRVRGKDLVAITPHIARLTPELLSIEAWGGATYDVALRFLGEDPWDRLAKLREGLPNICIQMLLRGRNTVGYTPYPEEVTEAFVSQAAKTGVDIFRIFDALNDVNQMVPAIKAVRETGTALAEVGMSYTGNLADPEEKLYTLDYYLGLADEIVAAGAHVLAIKDMAGLLRPKAARMLVSALRERFDLPVHLHTHDTAGGQLATLMAAIDAGVDAVDVASAPMAGTTSQPSLSSLVAALANTERDTLMSLDAVTNIEPYWEAVRNVYAPFESGLPGPTGRVYRHEIPGGQLSNLRQQAIALGLGDRFELIEEMYAAANQMLGRPPKVTPSSKVVGDLALHLVAVGANPKDFEENPQNYDIPDSVIGFMAGELGDLPGGWPEPFRSKVLKGRHVDIGVTPVSPDDLKALSSSNDKLIRSTLNRLLFPGPTKEFERIRGLYGALDNVETLDYLYGIDAEGEHVVELRKGLQLFVGLEAIGEPDSKGFRTVMTTLNGQLRPVTVRDHSIAVSAVSAEKADKNNPGHAAAPFTGVVTLKVAIGEQVLAGAPIASIEAMKMEASIAAPISGKITRLGVSGPTPVEGGDLIAVIE, from the coding sequence ATGTTTAAAAAGATTTTGGTAGCCAACCGAGGAGAAATTGCAGTTCGCGCATTCCGCGCAGCCTATGAAATTGGGGCCAGGACGGTAGCGGTTTACCCCTTTGAGGACCGCAACTCTGTGCACCGCCTCAAGGCCGACGAGGCTTACGAGATTAAAGCCGATGGATCGCCGGTGAAGGCCTACCTGAGCGTTTCGGAGATCATTCGAGTGGCCAAGGAGTCGGGCGCAGATGCCATCTATCCCGGATATGGATTTCTATCGGAAAACCCCGATTTAGCCAGAGCGGCTCGAGAGAACGGGATTGCATTCGTCGGGCCTGCTGCAGAAATATTGGAACTAGCTGGAGACAAGGTCAATGCCAAGGCGGCTGCGATCAGGGCCGGAGTCCCGGTGTTGGCCTCTACCGAGTCATCGGATGATAAAGCCGTATTGATCCCCCTAGCTCAAGCAATTGGTTTCCCACTGTTTGTAAAAGCGGTTGCTGGAGGTGGCGGCCGAGGTATGCGAAAAGTCGATGATGAGTCAAAGCTTTCGGATCTTCTCGATGAGGCGATGCGTGAGGCTGGAAGTGCATTTGGTGATTCAAGGGTGTTTTTAGAGCAGGCGGTTATTCGACCGAGGCACATTGAGGTGCAGATTTTGGCCGATAATCATGGGAATATCATCCACTTGCTCGAACGAGACTGCTCGATTCAGCGAAGAAATCAAAAGGTCATTGAAATTGCCCCGGCCCCGTTGCTGGATGATGAGCTGCGCCAAATGCTCTTTGTTGATGCCGTGGCTTTTGCCAAGGAGATTGGCTATCAGAACGCTGGGACCGTTGAGTTTCTGATTGACACTGTCGGTCCAAACGCCGGTAAGCATGTTTTTATTGAGATGAACCCGAGGATTCAGGTCGAGCACACCGTCACCGAAGAGGTGACCGATGTTGATTTGGTTCAGTCCCAGTTGCGCATTGCGGCCGGGGAGTCATTGAGTGATTTGGGGCTCCGGCAAGAGGACATAAAGCCACACGGTTTTGCGATGCAGTGCCGGATTACTACGGAGGACCCTGCCGCGGGCTTCAGGCCTGACACTGGAAAAATAACCACCTATCGCTCCCCGGGAGGCGCGGGGATTCGCCTAGATGGCGGAACGGTTACCACTGGGGCAGAGGTCTCGCCGCACTTTGATTCGTTGCTGGTGAAGCTGATTACTCGCGGGCGAGATTTCAAATCAGCCGTTGATCGAGGCAAACGCGCCCTGGCAGAGTTCCGCATCAGGGGAGTGGCCACCAACATCACCTTCCTCCAGGCGGTGTTGGAGGATAAAGCCTTCGCGGCGGGAGATCTCTCCACGCATTTCATTGATGAACGCCCAGAGCTATTTGAAACTCAGCCCTCCAGGGACCGAGGCACAAAAGTCATGCAGTGGCTTGCCGAGGTCACCGTCAATAAACCCTATGGAGATCGAGAGGGCAAGCCTGATCCGGTCGTGAAGTTGCCAAAGGTCGACTTGAGCTCCAAAGCCCCCGCTGGTTCCAGACAAAAATTACTAGAGCTTGGGCCCGAGGGCTTTGCTTCATGGATGAGAGAACAGAACAGGGTTCTGGTGACCGACACCACATTCAGGGATGCCCATCAGTCACTCTTGGCTACCAGGGTTCGTGGCAAAGATTTAGTTGCAATTACTCCGCACATTGCCAGGCTCACACCAGAACTTTTGTCCATCGAGGCATGGGGTGGGGCTACTTACGATGTGGCGCTGCGCTTTTTAGGTGAGGACCCTTGGGATCGTCTAGCAAAGCTTCGCGAGGGTTTGCCAAATATTTGTATCCAAATGCTGTTGCGTGGCCGCAACACTGTTGGCTACACCCCATACCCGGAAGAGGTGACCGAGGCTTTTGTTTCTCAGGCTGCCAAAACCGGGGTGGATATTTTCCGAATCTTTGATGCCCTAAACGATGTAAACCAAATGGTTCCAGCCATTAAAGCGGTGCGGGAGACTGGCACCGCTTTGGCTGAAGTCGGCATGAGCTACACCGGAAACCTCGCGGACCCCGAAGAAAAGCTCTACACCTTGGATTATTACCTTGGCCTAGCGGATGAGATTGTGGCAGCGGGCGCCCATGTTTTGGCAATCAAGGATATGGCCGGGCTCCTGAGACCAAAGGCTGCCAGGATGCTGGTGAGCGCTCTAAGAGAGCGATTCGATTTACCAGTTCACCTGCACACTCACGACACTGCAGGAGGCCAGCTAGCCACGCTTATGGCCGCCATTGATGCGGGTGTTGACGCAGTAGATGTGGCAAGCGCCCCGATGGCTGGAACCACATCGCAGCCCTCACTGTCTTCATTGGTCGCGGCGCTCGCAAACACCGAACGTGACACTCTGATGAGCTTGGATGCCGTCACGAACATTGAGCCCTACTGGGAGGCAGTGCGAAATGTTTATGCGCCGTTTGAATCTGGCCTACCGGGACCAACCGGCAGGGTCTACCGCCATGAGATTCCAGGTGGTCAACTCTCCAACCTTCGCCAGCAAGCGATAGCCCTTGGTTTGGGAGATCGGTTCGAGCTGATTGAAGAAATGTATGCGGCAGCCAACCAAATGCTTGGTCGTCCGCCAAAGGTCACACCTTCTTCAAAGGTGGTGGGAGACTTGGCCCTTCACCTAGTGGCAGTTGGTGCGAACCCAAAGGATTTCGAAGAGAATCCTCAGAATTACGATATCCCAGACTCGGTAATCGGTTTCATGGCGGGCGAACTCGGAGATCTCCCGGGTGGTTGGCCCGAGCCCTTCAGGTCGAAGGTCCTCAAGGGTAGGCACGTGGATATAGGAGTGACTCCGGTCTCTCCTGATGATTTAAAAGCACTTTCATCATCAAATGACAAGCTGATTCGCAGCACCCTCAACAGGTTATTGTTCCCGGGTCCCACAAAGGAATTCGAAAGAATTCGGGGGCTTTACGGGGCTTTGGATAACGTTGAGACCCTGGATTATCTCTACGGTATTGACGCGGAAGGGGAGCACGTGGTTGAGCTTCGAAAGGGCCTTCAGCTTTTTGTGGGTCTAGAAGCAATTGGCGAGCCTGACTCCAAGGGTTTCAGAACCGTAATGACCACATTGAATGGCCAGCTCAGACCGGTGACGGTTCGAGATCACAGCATTGCCGTGAGCGCAGTCTCTGCCGAAAAAGCCGATAAGAATAATCCGGGCCATGCCGCCGCACCTTTCACGGGCGTGGTTACCCTGAAAGTAGCCATTGGCGAGCAGGTGTTGGCAGGGGCCCCAATCGCAAGCATCGAGGCCATGAAAATGGAGGCGAGCATAGCGGCTCCAATTTCTGGCAAGATTACCAGGCTGGGCGTGAGTGGCCCGACCCCGGTTGAGGGTGGGGATCTGATTGCAGTTATCGAGTAG
- a CDS encoding MinD/ParA family protein, with protein sequence MEKNNEPTEPSRDWSSGEGADFSDLELDPETGGINQIAPSETVSVEVEMVSPSIFDEAEPASMLTSERLLQDKARPNVVPETFWRRLVFGMSFGKLNPGDNKRVLARKALDSRITANLTGKTRFVPVLTRKGGVGKTTVTALIGMALSMAREDRILAIDANPDRGTLSERVPKGTTKTVRDIVNKASSITGFTVFSEYVSRDKTRLDVLASDTDPMISEAFDEGDYNVVADIASRYYSICLTDCGTGIVHSVMRAILQRADSMVVVSGGSIDEARLASETLTWLEANGYADVVKDCVVALNTATFGTELVKLDEIEAHFKTRVRAVVRIPYDPQLAAGAEVNFEKLHPATKQAARDLAALVVDGLA encoded by the coding sequence ATGGAAAAAAATAACGAACCAACCGAGCCTTCAAGAGACTGGTCTTCGGGGGAGGGCGCAGACTTCTCAGATCTGGAACTTGACCCTGAAACCGGCGGTATCAACCAAATAGCCCCCTCCGAGACTGTCTCGGTGGAGGTTGAGATGGTGAGCCCAAGTATTTTCGACGAGGCCGAGCCAGCCTCCATGCTCACATCTGAGAGATTATTACAGGATAAAGCAAGGCCCAATGTCGTGCCGGAGACTTTTTGGCGCAGGCTCGTGTTTGGCATGAGTTTCGGAAAACTCAACCCGGGGGATAACAAGAGGGTCCTGGCAAGAAAAGCACTCGACTCCCGAATAACTGCAAACCTCACTGGCAAAACTAGGTTCGTGCCGGTGCTAACTCGAAAGGGCGGAGTCGGTAAAACCACCGTTACCGCTCTAATCGGGATGGCGCTCTCCATGGCCCGCGAGGACCGCATTTTGGCTATCGATGCCAATCCCGATCGAGGAACTCTCTCGGAGAGAGTCCCAAAGGGCACAACCAAAACCGTTCGAGACATTGTGAATAAAGCCAGCTCGATAACCGGGTTCACCGTGTTTTCAGAATATGTCTCGCGAGATAAAACCAGGCTCGATGTCCTGGCTTCGGATACTGATCCGATGATCTCTGAAGCCTTTGATGAGGGAGATTACAACGTAGTTGCAGACATCGCCTCGCGTTACTACAGCATTTGTCTAACCGATTGCGGCACTGGCATTGTGCACAGCGTCATGCGTGCAATTCTGCAAAGAGCAGATTCGATGGTCGTAGTTTCTGGCGGCTCAATCGATGAGGCGAGGCTTGCTTCGGAGACTCTAACTTGGCTGGAGGCTAATGGTTATGCGGATGTCGTGAAGGACTGCGTGGTGGCTCTAAACACCGCCACCTTTGGAACCGAATTAGTGAAACTCGACGAAATTGAGGCCCACTTCAAGACTCGCGTGCGCGCGGTGGTTCGAATTCCCTACGACCCACAGCTGGCCGCCGGCGCCGAAGTGAACTTCGAAAAGCTTCACCCCGCCACCAAGCAGGCTGCGAGAGACCTTGCGGCCCTCGTGGTTGATGGATTGGCGTGA
- a CDS encoding peptide deformylase has product MSVREIRLLGDPILKTKTKPVRNLEDARQLVGDLLETVALPGRAGVAANQIGVGLSVFAYNIDGELGYLINPEITFLGDDRELIEEGCLSVPGLWHRALRHKEASATGFQLDGSKITISGSGLMAQALQHECDHLAGKTYLDRLEPTERKIAYKELRSQKWFLG; this is encoded by the coding sequence GTGAGCGTAAGGGAAATCCGGTTGCTCGGCGATCCGATCCTGAAAACAAAGACCAAGCCCGTTCGGAATCTTGAAGATGCCCGCCAGCTGGTAGGGGATCTCTTGGAAACCGTGGCCCTTCCCGGTAGGGCCGGGGTCGCGGCTAATCAGATTGGGGTAGGCCTGAGCGTCTTCGCCTATAACATCGACGGGGAGCTGGGTTATCTGATAAATCCTGAAATCACTTTTTTGGGTGATGATAGGGAACTCATCGAAGAAGGCTGCCTATCGGTGCCGGGGTTATGGCATAGGGCTCTCCGCCACAAAGAAGCGAGTGCCACCGGATTTCAGTTAGACGGCTCCAAGATTACAATTTCAGGTAGCGGTCTCATGGCCCAGGCGCTGCAACATGAGTGTGATCACCTGGCTGGCAAAACATATCTAGACAGGCTCGAACCCACCGAAAGAAAAATCGCCTATAAAGAGCTGCGATCTCAAAAATGGTTTTTGGGCTAG
- a CDS encoding FHA domain-containing protein, producing the protein MSKENFSDETTRFAEDLLPQDPNELSPEEVSAVKALPSGSALLIVRRGAAAGSRFLLDQDLTLAGRHPNADIFLDDVTVSRKHAEIHRSGKNFTVKDLGSMNGTYCDGARVDSCELSDGSELLIGKFRMTFYTAQSDKT; encoded by the coding sequence ATGTCCAAGGAGAATTTCAGCGATGAAACTACTCGATTTGCCGAGGACTTATTGCCTCAGGACCCCAATGAACTAAGCCCTGAAGAGGTTTCTGCGGTCAAAGCGCTGCCATCTGGTTCAGCACTGCTGATTGTGCGAAGGGGGGCGGCAGCGGGGTCCCGTTTCCTGTTGGATCAAGACCTGACATTGGCCGGACGCCATCCGAATGCGGATATCTTTTTGGATGACGTAACCGTCTCCAGAAAACATGCCGAAATTCACAGGAGCGGTAAAAACTTCACGGTCAAGGACCTGGGCTCGATGAATGGAACATATTGCGATGGTGCAAGAGTAGATTCCTGCGAGCTCTCCGATGGTTCTGAATTATTGATTGGAAAATTTCGAATGACTTTTTATACAGCCCAGAGTGATAAAACCTGA
- a CDS encoding CDP-alcohol phosphatidyltransferase family protein, translated as MSVLRELRSLPNMLSVLRLLLVPVFLYLLLSGDHYIWALIVLTFAGATDWLDGQIARKFNQMTKLGQVLDPAADRLYILATIVGLTINGTIPLWLAVVIVSRDVMLLIVYPILATHGYGPLPVHFLGKAGTFALLYALPLLLMADIWPGADFIILPLAWGFTYWGIGLYWWAGFVYVKQVYELIFARARKSL; from the coding sequence ATGAGCGTTTTGAGGGAGCTGCGTAGCCTGCCGAACATGCTCAGTGTTTTGCGGCTCTTGCTTGTGCCGGTGTTCCTCTACCTGCTGTTATCAGGAGATCATTATATTTGGGCTCTTATTGTCCTAACCTTCGCCGGGGCAACCGACTGGCTTGATGGGCAAATTGCTCGAAAATTTAATCAAATGACCAAGCTCGGGCAGGTCCTTGATCCAGCCGCGGACCGGCTTTACATCCTGGCTACCATCGTTGGCCTGACCATTAATGGAACCATTCCACTTTGGCTGGCTGTCGTGATCGTTTCTCGCGATGTGATGCTTCTGATTGTTTACCCAATTTTGGCAACCCACGGCTATGGGCCGCTCCCAGTTCACTTTTTGGGTAAAGCTGGCACCTTTGCTTTGCTCTACGCCCTGCCACTACTTCTCATGGCCGACATCTGGCCCGGTGCAGATTTCATAATTTTGCCTTTGGCTTGGGGCTTCACCTACTGGGGAATTGGGCTTTACTGGTGGGCCGGTTTTGTCTATGTAAAACAGGTCTACGAATTGATTTTTGCCAGAGCGAGAAAAAGCCTCTAA
- a CDS encoding MerR family transcriptional regulator, producing MDYEHLLFTDGLPATDIGYRGASAAAAAGISYRQLDYWDRTQLVVPSIQTATGSGSQRLYGFRDILVLKLVKRLLDTGVSLQQIRLAVEQLKAAGLSDLSNTTLMSDGARVYLCTSQDEVIDLLGQGQGVFGIAVGRVLREVEATLVDFAAEEAQITDELAARRARKIS from the coding sequence ATGGACTACGAACATTTATTGTTCACTGACGGCCTGCCCGCAACCGACATTGGCTATCGCGGGGCATCAGCCGCGGCGGCTGCCGGAATTTCTTATCGCCAGTTGGATTATTGGGACCGCACCCAGCTGGTAGTTCCTAGCATTCAGACCGCTACTGGATCGGGCTCTCAAAGACTCTATGGATTCCGGGACATTTTGGTGCTGAAGCTTGTGAAGCGCTTATTGGACACCGGTGTCTCTTTGCAGCAAATCCGACTCGCTGTTGAGCAGCTAAAGGCCGCAGGTCTGAGCGATTTATCCAACACCACCTTGATGTCTGACGGCGCACGGGTTTATCTTTGCACCAGCCAGGATGAGGTTATTGACCTTCTGGGTCAAGGCCAGGGCGTATTCGGAATTGCTGTGGGTCGAGTGCTGCGCGAGGTTGAGGCGACACTTGTTGACTTTGCTGCCGAAGAAGCACAAATAACCGATGAGCTTGCGGCTCGTCGCGCCCGCAAGATTTCTTAG
- a CDS encoding MerR family transcriptional regulator → MESAVRSIQHNQKLYTIGQVLAVLKPEFGELSPSKLRFLEDQGLITPDRTEAGYRKYSENQIERLRIVLTLQRDQYLPLKVIRDHLDELDAGREPLLPVASAASLRKGQRFSTNQLKAETGISDQAFREGSELGLFAAQPHSSHEVEIAFALVGLEQFGIQPRHLRGLKSATEREVGIITGVTEPIIRKKALDSQARAGHIAREIAERFGAIRSHLISEVIDEIES, encoded by the coding sequence ATGGAGTCTGCAGTTCGCAGTATCCAGCACAATCAAAAGCTCTACACTATCGGCCAAGTGCTGGCGGTCCTCAAGCCTGAGTTTGGAGAACTGAGCCCCTCAAAGCTTCGATTTCTAGAGGATCAGGGTTTGATTACTCCGGATCGGACCGAAGCCGGCTATCGAAAGTATTCGGAAAACCAGATTGAGCGCCTGAGAATTGTTTTGACTCTGCAACGAGACCAGTACCTTCCGCTAAAAGTCATCCGAGATCACCTAGACGAATTAGACGCCGGGCGCGAGCCGTTATTGCCAGTTGCTAGCGCCGCTTCACTTCGAAAGGGGCAGCGGTTTTCGACGAATCAGTTGAAAGCGGAAACTGGCATTAGCGATCAGGCATTTCGAGAAGGTTCGGAACTTGGGCTATTCGCCGCACAGCCACACTCTTCGCACGAGGTTGAAATTGCCTTCGCCCTGGTTGGTCTCGAACAGTTCGGTATTCAACCCCGGCACTTGCGGGGCCTCAAGTCTGCGACCGAGCGTGAAGTGGGCATTATCACCGGGGTTACGGAGCCGATAATACGAAAAAAGGCGCTAGATTCTCAGGCTCGAGCGGGCCATATTGCTCGAGAAATCGCCGAGCGTTTTGGGGCAATTCGTTCGCACCTGATTTCAGAAGTTATCGACGAAATCGAAAGCTAA
- a CDS encoding ParA family protein has product MQVLSVSSLKGGVGKTTIALGLASAALNKGINTLLIDLDPQCDATSGLGAMSESGLSVAEVLQSPKIQNIKKAIVASHWHKGSKMDVMVGSPRSLLLDNPAPTIADVWRLEEVLTLIEEDYDLVIIDTPPSINALTRTAWVASDRVLIVTEPSLYSVIAADRARKAINEISAKLTPRLQLLGVVVNRYRSQSNEHEYRIRELREMFSEQLLMPFFEERAAIQQATGAARPIHSWPAEGALEVAQSFDWLLAGALSHMTQGIEKRDRVGAIGRATRGQASPISELIPESSREQPLSRKAARKKSLFRR; this is encoded by the coding sequence GTGCAAGTTCTAAGTGTCAGCTCGCTAAAAGGCGGAGTAGGTAAAACCACCATTGCCCTGGGTCTAGCTTCTGCTGCACTCAATAAGGGAATAAACACTCTTTTGATCGACCTGGACCCCCAGTGTGACGCCACCAGTGGCCTGGGCGCAATGAGTGAATCTGGATTATCCGTAGCAGAAGTCCTGCAATCCCCAAAGATTCAAAACATCAAAAAAGCGATCGTGGCTTCTCACTGGCACAAGGGCAGCAAGATGGATGTGATGGTGGGCAGCCCCCGCTCTTTGCTACTTGATAACCCGGCCCCAACTATCGCTGATGTCTGGAGATTGGAAGAGGTTCTGACCCTCATCGAGGAAGATTACGACCTGGTAATCATCGACACCCCGCCTTCAATAAACGCGCTAACAAGAACTGCCTGGGTGGCATCAGATCGAGTGTTGATTGTTACCGAACCCTCGCTTTACTCGGTAATTGCCGCGGACCGAGCACGCAAGGCAATAAACGAAATCAGTGCCAAGTTGACCCCAAGACTTCAGCTTCTGGGGGTGGTGGTAAATCGCTATCGCTCACAATCCAACGAGCACGAATACCGCATCAGAGAGCTTCGAGAGATGTTTTCTGAGCAACTACTAATGCCATTTTTTGAAGAGCGGGCCGCCATCCAGCAAGCCACCGGTGCCGCCAGACCAATTCACTCCTGGCCCGCCGAAGGCGCACTCGAGGTAGCTCAGTCTTTTGACTGGCTGCTAGCGGGGGCCCTGTCGCACATGACCCAAGGAATCGAAAAACGAGACCGAGTTGGAGCAATTGGCCGTGCGACTAGGGGTCAGGCGAGTCCCATCTCGGAGCTAATACCTGAGAGTTCTAGGGAACAACCGCTTTCTAGAAAAGCGGCCCGAAAAAAGAGTTTATTTAGGCGCTAA